The following proteins are co-located in the candidate division WOR-3 bacterium genome:
- a CDS encoding class I SAM-dependent methyltransferase, with amino-acid sequence MKLEAFELFAEDYDRWYDKNPHLFQSELKALKKVIPDGVGLEVGVGTGRFAKELGVEFGVDPAINMLRFAKERGIKVVAGVGEQLPFVNDVFDFVINVITICFVKDPKAVLSESKRVLKRGGRLIIGFIDKNSFLGKIYEEKKKMGHKFYKYANFFAAEEIVELMKEEDFSNFEIYQTIFSLESSRRVEEPKEGFGEGAFVVISGVKE; translated from the coding sequence ATGAAATTAGAAGCCTTTGAACTTTTTGCCGAGGATTATGACCGGTGGTACGATAAAAATCCCCATCTCTTTCAATCGGAATTGAAGGCCTTGAAAAAGGTTATTCCCGATGGAGTTGGACTTGAAGTGGGAGTTGGGACGGGTAGATTTGCCAAGGAGTTGGGGGTTGAATTCGGTGTTGACCCTGCCATAAACATGTTGCGGTTTGCAAAGGAAAGGGGGATAAAAGTAGTAGCGGGAGTAGGCGAGCAACTTCCTTTCGTTAATGATGTTTTTGATTTTGTTATCAATGTGATAACCATATGTTTTGTAAAAGACCCCAAGGCGGTGCTCTCGGAGTCCAAGAGGGTTTTAAAAAGGGGCGGAAGGTTGATCATCGGCTTTATCGATAAAAACTCTTTTCTTGGAAAGATTTACGAAGAAAAGAAGAAGATGGGACACAAATTTTATAAATATGCAAATTTTTTCGCAGCGGAGGAAATTGTTGAATTGATGAAAGAGGAGGATTTCTCCAATTTTGAAATCTATCAGACCATCTTTAGCCTAGAGAGCAGCCGAAGGGTGGAGGAGCCCAAGGAAGGCTTTGGCGAAGGCGCCTTTGTAGTAATTTCGGGGGTTAAGGAATGA
- the asnS gene encoding asparagine--tRNA ligase, with amino-acid sequence MGKFTYISDLKKHIGEEAEIRGWIYNKRSSGKVRFVIVRDGSGFLQCVMVKGQIDDKYFDLFDELTLETSAIVRGKVREDERAPGGVELDLNYIEIVGKSENFPIPKVREDNIPDPGVLLPLRHLWLRTRRQWAIMRIRHTIEKAIHDYFDNLGFIRIDSPILTPAACEGTTTLFETDYFGEKAYLSQSGQLYQEAACMAHGKTYCFGPTFRAEKSKTRRHLMEFWMVEPEIAYAELPDVMENAEGLIVYIVERVLETRQEELKILERDISKLERIKKPFPRISYTEAIELLQKKGFNIKWGDDFGGDEETAISEEFDKPVIVHRYPAKIKAFYMKRDPENPELALAMDILAPEGYGEIVGGSQREDDLQTLIQRIKEFNLPQEAFEWYLDLRRYGSVPHGGYGLGLERTVAWICGLRHVRETIPFPRMLEKIYP; translated from the coding sequence ATGGGAAAGTTCACATATATTAGTGACTTAAAAAAGCATATCGGCGAAGAAGCGGAGATCCGGGGATGGATATACAACAAACGTTCCTCGGGTAAGGTTAGATTTGTCATAGTGAGAGACGGTAGTGGATTTCTCCAGTGCGTAATGGTTAAAGGGCAGATCGATGATAAATATTTTGATCTCTTTGATGAACTTACCCTTGAGACCTCAGCCATCGTCCGCGGAAAGGTAAGGGAAGATGAAAGGGCACCAGGCGGAGTGGAACTGGACCTCAATTATATTGAAATTGTTGGAAAGTCTGAAAATTTCCCCATTCCAAAGGTTAGAGAGGATAACATACCCGATCCCGGCGTTCTGCTCCCCTTAAGGCACCTCTGGCTCAGAACGAGAAGGCAGTGGGCCATAATGAGAATAAGGCACACGATAGAAAAGGCAATTCACGACTACTTCGATAACCTCGGATTCATAAGGATAGACTCACCCATCCTTACACCTGCCGCCTGCGAGGGCACCACAACCTTATTTGAAACCGACTATTTCGGTGAAAAGGCTTACCTTTCCCAGTCGGGTCAGCTCTACCAGGAAGCGGCCTGCATGGCCCATGGTAAAACCTACTGCTTCGGTCCAACCTTCAGGGCAGAAAAATCCAAAACCAGAAGACACCTTATGGAGTTCTGGATGGTGGAACCCGAGATCGCCTATGCAGAGCTCCCCGATGTTATGGAAAACGCCGAGGGATTAATTGTTTACATCGTTGAAAGGGTATTGGAAACAAGACAAGAAGAACTAAAGATACTGGAAAGGGATATTTCCAAGCTTGAAAGGATTAAAAAGCCTTTCCCGAGAATTAGCTATACTGAGGCCATCGAACTCTTGCAGAAGAAGGGATTTAATATAAAGTGGGGAGACGATTTTGGTGGGGACGAGGAAACTGCCATTTCTGAAGAGTTTGACAAACCCGTTATCGTACACAGGTATCCGGCCAAGATAAAGGCCTTCTATATGAAACGGGATCCTGAAAACCCTGAATTGGCTTTGGCAATGGATATCCTCGCACCGGAAGGCTACGGTGAAATTGTTGGTGGCTCTCAGAGGGAAGATGATCTCCAAACCCTGATTCAAAGGATTAAAGAGTTCAACCTGCCACAGGAAGCCTTTGAGTGGTATTTAGACCTGAGAAGGTACGGAAGCGTTCCCCACGGTGGTTATGGATTGGGCCTTGAGAGGACAGTAGCCTGGATCTGCGGATTGAGACACGTTCGCGAAACGATCCCCTTCCCCAGGATGTTGGAAAAGATCTATCCATGA
- the folK gene encoding 2-amino-4-hydroxy-6-hydroxymethyldihydropteridine diphosphokinase: MSIAYLSLGSNLGDRWKNLERAIKELSSLGKVLKVSQFYETKPYGYFDQPDFLNAALLLETHLKPETLLHRIKEIEKDMGREDNGRWRERIIDIDIIFYDDLVIDTPHLKIPHPETPYREFVLKPLKEIAPTMIHPVLRKTIEELLKELPTIPYVDFVTAPPGNFYLSALGEKIYETSFKELKGRREANPLLLKLKEALNRYFRGEREDFSEFPLDLERLTPFQKKVYNFLREKITYGKTITYGELAERVGVKGGARAIGNAMAKNPFPIIIPCHRVLKSGNKIGGFGGGEEWKKYLLRLEGALL; this comes from the coding sequence ATGAGTATCGCTTACTTATCCCTCGGTTCCAACTTGGGGGATCGGTGGAAAAACTTAGAAAGGGCAATAAAAGAGTTATCGAGTCTCGGCAAGGTTCTTAAAGTATCCCAATTTTACGAGACTAAGCCTTATGGCTATTTTGATCAGCCCGACTTTTTAAACGCCGCCCTCCTTTTAGAGACGCATCTGAAACCGGAAACTCTCCTTCATAGGATCAAAGAGATTGAAAAGGACATGGGCCGTGAAGATAATGGAAGATGGAGAGAGAGGATCATCGACATCGACATAATCTTTTACGACGACCTTGTAATAGACACTCCACACCTTAAAATTCCCCACCCTGAAACGCCATATCGAGAATTTGTCCTAAAACCTTTAAAGGAAATTGCACCTACAATGATCCATCCTGTTTTAAGAAAAACCATTGAAGAACTTTTAAAAGAGCTTCCTACAATCCCATATGTGGACTTCGTCACAGCACCCCCAGGGAATTTTTACCTTTCGGCCCTCGGCGAAAAAATTTACGAAACATCCTTTAAGGAACTGAAGGGCAGAAGGGAGGCTAATCCCCTCCTTTTAAAACTGAAAGAGGCCCTAAACCGTTATTTTAGGGGTGAAAGGGAAGATTTTTCAGAGTTCCCGTTAGACCTTGAGAGGCTAACACCCTTTCAAAAAAAAGTATATAATTTTTTAAGAGAAAAAATCACCTACGGAAAAACCATAACTTATGGGGAACTGGCAGAAAGGGTGGGAGTTAAGGGTGGGGCAAGGGCTATTGGCAATGCCATGGCCAAGAACCCATTTCCCATAATCATTCCCTGTCACAGGGTACTAAAAAGTGGAAACAAAATAGGAGGTTTTGGCGGTGGAGAGGAATGGAAGAAGTACCTACTACGCCTTGAAGGCGCTCTTCTTTAG
- the moaA gene encoding GTP 3',8-cyclase MoaA: MKDRYGREIEYVRISITDRCNLKCFYCTNFKNFVPLKHSDILTYEEILKLISLLTEFGIKKVRITGGEPLVRRGVGEFLREIKKIPGVERLTLTTNGTLLTRYIEDLREAKVDSVNVSLDSLREEAFARITGLLKLPMVVEGIKALKDVGIQVKMNTVYTRLNIDEVEELVNFASDMDIPLRFIELMPFGSDWEKYYVPELELMERLKKLGPLEQVEKRLGDGPARYVKLNLGGKELIVGLIAAMSHKFCDFCNRIRITADGKLLPCMASSLSYDLKAILRKGDEETLKETIRKAIYNKPLGHNLYKGAPNEMRRMGG, encoded by the coding sequence TTGAAGGATAGATACGGTCGAGAGATCGAATACGTGAGAATTTCCATCACCGATAGGTGTAACCTCAAATGTTTTTACTGCACGAATTTCAAAAACTTCGTTCCCCTTAAGCATTCTGATATTCTCACCTACGAAGAAATTTTAAAACTTATCTCCCTGCTTACCGAATTTGGTATTAAAAAGGTGCGCATCACCGGTGGAGAACCTTTAGTTAGAAGGGGAGTGGGGGAGTTTCTTAGAGAAATTAAAAAGATCCCGGGTGTTGAAAGGCTCACTCTAACTACCAACGGGACCCTTTTAACAAGGTATATCGAAGATCTTAGAGAGGCAAAGGTTGATAGCGTGAATGTAAGCCTCGATAGCTTAAGGGAAGAGGCCTTTGCTAGAATAACGGGGCTTCTTAAGCTTCCAATGGTCGTCGAAGGCATAAAGGCATTAAAAGATGTGGGAATTCAGGTAAAGATGAACACCGTTTACACCCGTTTGAATATCGATGAAGTAGAGGAGCTTGTGAATTTCGCCTCTGATATGGATATCCCCTTGAGGTTTATTGAGCTTATGCCCTTTGGAAGCGATTGGGAAAAGTACTATGTGCCTGAGCTCGAACTTATGGAGAGATTAAAGAAATTGGGACCATTGGAGCAGGTGGAAAAGAGGCTTGGAGATGGCCCTGCAAGGTATGTAAAATTGAACCTTGGTGGTAAAGAACTTATCGTTGGCCTTATTGCGGCAATGTCTCATAAATTCTGCGACTTTTGCAACCGGATAAGGATTACCGCCGATGGCAAGCTCTTGCCCTGTATGGCCTCCAGTCTGAGTTACGATTTAAAGGCGATTTTGAGAAAGGGAGATGAAGAGACCCTTAAGGAGACAATAAGAAAGGCCATTTATAATAAGCCCTTAGGCCATAACTTATATAAAGGCGCCCCCAATGAAATGAGAAGGATGGGGGGATGA
- a CDS encoding molybdopterin biosynthesis protein encodes MKKYFLERTEPEDAKRIIFETLKRLLTPDRIGVEVASIVDAYGRVLTKSVRANLPVPREYLSAMDGIATRAELTAGASPSNPVVLKKGDYVPINTGNVVPEGFDCVVRREDYWEEGSSIVIRTPHQRYQNVRIPGEDVLPFDLILENWRIVDGKAIALCVQSGIEKVEVLKPVKAVFIPTGNELLPAGSEFQRGKVYETNSFVFAEILRKIGLEVEVHSIVPDEPEKLREVFEEASKKYHMVFVCGGTSAGEYDFTAQILKEKGELLIHGLNLRPGKPFVFGILNNTPIFGVPGYPGAALFSYEYVVLPVLKDFLGHIEGSGTLSARAGRKISASEGEDHLFNVVLSKVGSNYYFYPIKQGSGPLSPFLRRSGYVVVEKGLEGLEEGTEKEVHLALRKELVDRSILFVGSHDLSVDILKEILWREWRIPLNVVNVGSLGGMNAIKKGSAHFSGVHLLNEKDGTYNVSFAKKLGLRNFVLLPFLKREQGFLVRGELERKIKSFKDIKELGLTFVTRQRGSGTRILTDYLLHTEGKTPSEIKGYGNDVLNHLEVGYYVKMGIADAGVAIKPIAKLLNLSFIPVAKEEYDLLFTKDFLEDGRFKLLSEAILSEEFSQKIEELGGYTLIYSEVPKLEG; translated from the coding sequence ATGAAAAAGTATTTTCTCGAAAGAACCGAGCCTGAGGATGCTAAGCGCATCATCTTTGAGACTTTAAAAAGATTGCTGACTCCAGATAGAATTGGCGTTGAGGTAGCTTCCATAGTTGATGCTTATGGACGAGTTCTAACTAAAAGCGTGAGGGCGAACCTTCCTGTTCCGAGAGAATACCTTTCCGCCATGGACGGGATTGCAACAAGGGCAGAATTAACCGCCGGTGCCTCACCTTCAAATCCCGTTGTGTTGAAAAAAGGCGATTATGTTCCCATCAATACGGGTAATGTGGTCCCGGAAGGGTTTGATTGTGTTGTCCGGAGAGAGGATTACTGGGAAGAGGGTTCTTCCATTGTCATCAGAACACCTCACCAGAGGTATCAGAATGTGAGAATTCCGGGGGAGGATGTATTGCCCTTTGACCTCATCCTTGAGAACTGGCGCATTGTTGACGGTAAAGCTATTGCTCTATGTGTCCAGTCGGGTATTGAAAAGGTGGAGGTCTTAAAACCTGTTAAAGCGGTTTTTATTCCCACGGGGAATGAACTTTTGCCCGCGGGTTCGGAATTTCAAAGGGGCAAGGTTTATGAAACCAACTCCTTTGTTTTTGCTGAAATTTTAAGAAAGATTGGTCTTGAGGTGGAAGTGCATTCCATTGTGCCCGACGAGCCTGAAAAATTGAGAGAAGTTTTCGAAGAGGCTTCCAAAAAATACCATATGGTTTTTGTGTGCGGTGGAACCTCGGCGGGAGAGTATGACTTTACCGCTCAAATCCTGAAGGAAAAAGGTGAGCTTCTCATCCACGGTCTCAATTTAAGACCCGGTAAACCCTTTGTTTTCGGTATTCTAAACAATACGCCTATCTTTGGAGTTCCCGGATACCCTGGTGCAGCCCTTTTCTCCTATGAGTATGTGGTTTTGCCCGTTTTAAAGGATTTCCTTGGGCACATCGAAGGTTCCGGTACCCTTTCCGCCAGGGCGGGGAGAAAGATCTCCGCCAGTGAGGGTGAAGACCACCTTTTTAATGTGGTTCTCTCAAAAGTGGGGAGTAATTATTATTTTTATCCAATTAAGCAAGGTTCTGGTCCCCTTTCCCCTTTCCTTCGCCGAAGCGGTTATGTTGTGGTGGAAAAAGGGCTTGAGGGCCTTGAGGAAGGCACTGAGAAGGAGGTCCATTTAGCTCTAAGGAAGGAATTGGTGGATAGGAGTATCCTTTTTGTGGGAAGCCATGATCTTTCCGTTGACATCTTAAAAGAAATTCTCTGGAGAGAGTGGAGGATACCTCTAAATGTGGTAAATGTGGGGAGTCTCGGTGGGATGAATGCAATTAAGAAGGGCTCAGCCCATTTCTCTGGAGTTCATCTTTTGAATGAAAAGGATGGAACCTACAATGTCAGTTTTGCTAAGAAACTCGGTCTCAGAAACTTCGTTTTATTACCCTTCTTAAAAAGGGAGCAGGGATTCTTGGTAAGAGGGGAATTGGAGAGAAAAATCAAGAGTTTTAAGGATATTAAGGAATTGGGCCTAACCTTTGTAACCCGGCAAAGGGGATCGGGAACGAGAATCTTGACCGATTATCTGCTCCATACAGAAGGTAAAACTCCCTCTGAAATAAAGGGTTATGGAAACGATGTTCTGAACCACTTAGAGGTTGGCTACTACGTCAAGATGGGGATTGCCGATGCAGGAGTTGCTATAAAGCCTATAGCGAAACTTTTAAACCTTTCCTTCATCCCCGTTGCCAAAGAGGAATATGACCTTCTTTTTACTAAGGATTTCCTGGAGGACGGGCGTTTCAAACTTCTTAGTGAGGCGATTCTAAGTGAAGAGTTTTCCCAAAAAATAGAGGAACTTGGTGGTTATACCCTTATTTACTCGGAGGTGCCAAAACTTGAAGGATAG
- the glp gene encoding gephyrin-like molybdotransferase Glp codes for MEFLRLAKREEIYKEYFPLFKSLRSEQVPLFDAPGYFAAEDIIAPEDVPYFPRSTVDGYAVRAQDTVGASSENPVLLKIKGEVPMASRPGISLEPGTAVKIWTGGWLPEGADAVVMLENASLTGEFVEIYRPVAVGENVLQVGDDVRAREIVVERGKKLRAQEIGLLQTLGILEVKVIRKPRVLLIPTGNELVEPWQEPRDGKIRETNSITVSSLIREYCEVVKRHPIIRDNRKELYEALRKNMAEFDLILISGGSSKGSGDFAVGAIEEFEGSEILYHGVYISPGKPTIFARVKEKPIMGLPGHPVSSFVSTYLFVIPFLKYLQGSKDFFPRPSGYLIAGQDMPSKAGREEWIRVKRDGDFLYPLFSESGILSSLVKSDGLVRIPENLEGVHKGSQVEFYPL; via the coding sequence ATGGAATTTCTGAGGCTCGCGAAAAGGGAAGAGATTTACAAAGAGTATTTTCCCCTTTTTAAATCTCTGAGGTCTGAGCAGGTTCCCCTTTTTGATGCACCTGGATATTTTGCGGCTGAGGATATTATTGCCCCTGAAGACGTTCCTTACTTTCCAAGGAGTACCGTTGACGGCTACGCGGTGAGGGCGCAGGATACGGTTGGTGCTTCTTCAGAAAATCCAGTTTTACTTAAAATTAAAGGTGAGGTGCCAATGGCCAGTAGGCCCGGGATTTCCCTTGAGCCCGGGACTGCTGTTAAAATCTGGACTGGTGGGTGGCTTCCAGAAGGTGCCGATGCGGTGGTGATGTTAGAGAATGCTTCCCTAACTGGAGAATTTGTGGAGATTTACAGGCCTGTGGCAGTGGGGGAAAATGTCCTTCAGGTGGGGGATGATGTAAGGGCAAGGGAGATTGTAGTTGAAAGGGGTAAAAAACTCAGGGCTCAGGAAATTGGCCTTTTGCAGACCCTTGGAATTCTTGAGGTTAAGGTGATTCGGAAACCGAGGGTCCTTTTGATACCAACAGGTAACGAACTGGTCGAACCCTGGCAGGAACCGAGGGACGGTAAAATCAGGGAGACCAATTCCATAACGGTCTCTTCCCTGATCAGGGAATATTGCGAAGTTGTAAAAAGGCACCCTATCATAAGGGACAATAGAAAGGAACTGTACGAGGCCTTGAGAAAGAATATGGCGGAGTTTGATTTGATTCTAATTTCTGGTGGAAGTTCCAAAGGTAGTGGGGACTTTGCAGTGGGTGCAATTGAGGAATTTGAGGGTTCGGAAATTCTTTACCACGGCGTTTACATAAGCCCGGGTAAGCCCACTATCTTTGCAAGGGTTAAAGAGAAACCCATCATGGGCCTTCCGGGTCATCCCGTTTCTTCCTTCGTTTCCACTTACCTCTTCGTAATACCCTTTTTAAAGTACCTCCAGGGAAGCAAAGATTTCTTTCCCAGGCCCTCTGGCTATCTGATTGCGGGGCAGGATATGCCGTCGAAGGCGGGACGAGAGGAGTGGATAAGGGTGAAAAGGGATGGCGATTTTCTCTATCCCCTTTTCTCTGAGTCTGGCATACTCTCCAGTTTGGTAAAGTCGGATGGCCTTGTGAGGATTCCAGAAAACTTAGAAGGGGTTCATAAGGGATCCCAGGTGGAGTTTTATCCATTATGA
- the amrS gene encoding AmmeMemoRadiSam system radical SAM enzyme: MKEARFYDKLENNRVQCHLCKHNCIINEGKFGICGVRKNERGTLYTLVYEYPVAIHVDPIEKKPLYHFLPGSRALSIATVGCNFSCKFCQNYDISQAPKEGEIFGEHVPRETVVALAERYRCESISYTYTEPTIFYEYAYEIAVLAKSKGIRNNFVTNGYIEEAPLREIAPYLDAANIDLKSFRKDFYAKVVGARLDQVLESIKLYFKLGIWIELTTLIIPGFNDSEEELRDIARFIKNELAEYVPWHVSRFYPHYKMSHIPPTPVKKVLRAREIGLEEGLLYVYPGNIPSDEGNDTYCPNCKRVVIRREGFWVLENHAKGGVCEYCGAKIHGIF; this comes from the coding sequence ATGAAAGAGGCTCGATTTTATGATAAGCTGGAAAATAACAGGGTTCAGTGCCATCTCTGCAAACACAACTGCATTATAAATGAGGGAAAATTTGGGATCTGTGGTGTCAGAAAAAACGAAAGGGGCACCCTCTATACCTTAGTTTATGAGTATCCCGTCGCCATTCATGTTGATCCTATCGAAAAGAAACCCCTCTATCACTTTTTACCCGGTTCCCGGGCGCTCTCCATCGCCACGGTGGGTTGTAATTTTAGCTGTAAGTTCTGCCAGAATTATGACATTTCCCAGGCCCCAAAGGAAGGCGAAATCTTTGGCGAACACGTTCCACGTGAAACGGTGGTTGCATTGGCTGAGAGATACAGGTGTGAGTCCATTTCCTATACCTATACCGAACCGACGATCTTTTACGAGTATGCTTACGAAATTGCAGTCCTTGCTAAGAGTAAGGGCATAAGAAACAATTTTGTTACCAATGGCTACATCGAGGAAGCCCCTCTTAGGGAAATAGCCCCTTACCTTGATGCCGCAAATATCGATCTCAAGAGTTTTAGAAAGGATTTTTATGCGAAGGTGGTAGGTGCTCGACTGGACCAGGTGCTGGAGAGCATAAAGCTCTACTTTAAACTCGGAATATGGATCGAGCTCACGACCCTTATCATTCCGGGTTTTAATGATAGTGAAGAGGAGCTTCGTGATATTGCAAGATTTATAAAGAACGAACTGGCGGAGTATGTTCCCTGGCACGTTTCCCGTTTTTATCCCCACTATAAGATGTCCCACATTCCTCCTACACCCGTTAAAAAGGTTTTGAGGGCGAGAGAAATCGGTCTTGAGGAGGGCCTTTTGTACGTTTATCCCGGAAACATACCCAGCGATGAAGGGAATGATACCTATTGTCCCAATTGCAAGAGGGTAGTAATAAGGAGGGAAGGCTTCTGGGTACTGGAGAACCACGCTAAGGGTGGAGTCTGCGAGTATTGCGGAGCAAAGATTCACGGTATTTTTTAG
- a CDS encoding ABC transporter ATP-binding protein, with protein sequence MLKIEDLKVRKGDFLLEIPEFEMETHEMISILGPSGSGKTTFLEAIMGFLKVQSGKIYLYGNDITHLPPWERNIAIVYQSPYLFPHLTVKKNLLFGLRACEMFINNLAERLKISDLLDRYPHQLSAGQKQRISIIRAIATRPLLLLMDEPFNFLDPKNKEDLRELIREIREIFLLPIILVTHDLEEAIYYSDRIGILERGKLKSLSKPYDLIKSPPDDFVASFLGKANFIPVEKRGERYFSNGVEIFLPQRVDKESFVVMLRPQDVILSETEPPRSSARNHFKAKVLDVVAGSKVNEVKLETGNLKISAYVTDASKDELQLAPGKEVYVIFKATALHIFD encoded by the coding sequence ATGTTGAAAATAGAGGATTTGAAGGTTAGAAAGGGAGATTTTCTCCTGGAAATTCCGGAATTTGAGATGGAAACCCATGAGATGATAAGTATTCTTGGTCCTTCAGGCAGTGGGAAGACCACCTTTCTCGAAGCCATTATGGGATTTTTAAAGGTTCAGTCGGGAAAGATTTATCTTTACGGAAACGACATTACCCACCTTCCTCCCTGGGAAAGGAACATCGCCATTGTCTATCAATCCCCTTACCTTTTCCCTCATCTTACAGTGAAGAAAAATCTACTCTTTGGCTTAAGGGCCTGTGAAATGTTCATCAACAACCTGGCTGAAAGACTTAAAATTTCGGACCTCCTTGATCGATACCCTCACCAGCTTTCAGCGGGCCAGAAACAGAGGATTTCTATAATAAGGGCCATTGCCACGAGGCCCCTTCTCCTTTTGATGGATGAACCCTTCAACTTTTTAGATCCCAAAAACAAAGAAGACTTGAGGGAATTGATCAGAGAAATAAGGGAAATTTTCCTCCTTCCCATTATCCTTGTCACCCATGACCTTGAGGAGGCCATTTATTATTCCGATCGCATAGGAATTCTTGAAAGGGGAAAACTTAAAAGCCTTTCGAAACCGTACGACCTTATAAAGAGCCCTCCTGACGATTTCGTGGCCAGCTTTCTGGGAAAGGCGAATTTCATCCCGGTGGAGAAGAGGGGCGAAAGATATTTTTCTAACGGTGTTGAAATTTTTCTACCTCAAAGGGTTGATAAAGAGAGTTTCGTGGTGATGCTGAGGCCTCAAGATGTAATTTTGAGTGAGACTGAACCACCCCGCTCCAGTGCCAGAAATCACTTCAAAGCGAAGGTATTGGACGTTGTTGCAGGGAGCAAGGTAAATGAGGTAAAGCTTGAGACAGGAAACCTTAAGATTTCTGCCTATGTGACGGATGCCTCCAAGGATGAGCTTCAGCTTGCACCGGGTAAGGAAGTTTATGTGATTTTTAAAGCCACCGCCCTTCACATTTTTGACTGA
- a CDS encoding ABC transporter permease: MRKGFDIVIGFLSLIGIILFVFPGLYLLFSTSPVSLVNALKDQEFLKAVWVSFLSATLATLLILLLGTPLAYVLSRKSTPLKGVVENLLELPVAIPHSVAGIAILSFFGRTSFMGKFLNLLGLEVYGTLTGIVIAMAFVSAPYFIGNLKEGLRQLPQEYEKISYSLGRGKFYTFFHVLLPMTKGHLLKGLLLSWGRAVSEFGAVMVVAYFPMSSTVFVYERLESMGIKATLPYAVFLFLITGMVFLILRVFWGRYVENRGFEG; this comes from the coding sequence GTGAGAAAAGGTTTTGATATCGTTATCGGTTTTCTCTCTTTAATTGGCATAATCCTTTTTGTGTTTCCTGGACTTTACCTCCTTTTCTCCACAAGTCCTGTTAGCCTTGTCAATGCTCTAAAAGACCAGGAGTTTTTGAAAGCGGTATGGGTTTCTTTCCTTTCTGCTACCCTTGCAACCCTTTTGATTCTCCTCTTGGGCACGCCCCTTGCCTATGTCCTATCGAGAAAAAGCACACCTCTTAAGGGGGTTGTTGAGAACCTCCTTGAACTTCCCGTCGCGATCCCCCACTCCGTCGCAGGAATTGCCATATTGAGTTTCTTCGGAAGGACATCCTTTATGGGTAAATTTTTGAATCTACTTGGCCTTGAGGTTTACGGGACCTTAACGGGTATTGTAATTGCCATGGCCTTCGTTAGCGCTCCCTATTTCATAGGAAACTTAAAGGAGGGGCTTAGGCAGTTGCCTCAGGAGTATGAAAAGATTTCCTATTCCCTCGGAAGGGGAAAGTTTTATACCTTCTTCCATGTCCTTCTTCCTATGACGAAGGGGCATCTCCTTAAGGGGCTTCTCCTTTCCTGGGGACGAGCGGTATCCGAATTTGGTGCGGTAATGGTAGTGGCTTATTTTCCGATGTCTTCCACCGTTTTTGTCTATGAAAGGCTTGAGAGCATGGGTATTAAGGCAACTCTGCCCTATGCGGTTTTTCTCTTTTTAATAACGGGTATGGTGTTTTTGATTTTGAGAGTATTCTGGGGAAGATATGTTGAAAATAGAGGATTTGAAGGTTAG
- a CDS encoding cyclic pyranopterin monophosphate synthase MoaC — translation MKMINVSEKQETHRRARAIARLLVEKETVKLIKEGRIEKGDPVEASKLVGLSGTKFTAQVLPFCHPIRVTSAKVETKLYDEGIIEIYSEVECIDRTGAEMEALMACGMAALNFYDMLKRYDRWIKITDLRLLEKEGGKSGHVKLNYEFKGKVIFLGKSEKRGLKDKVQSLKLVENFGVEGDVHAGTERQVSLFPLEALAKVPKDKFTFPLDQLTENISTLGIPEYLLLPGKRLRIGEAELEILEIGKEEFVEEGKPYAVSRWGRFCRVIKGGVVNLYDDVEVLI, via the coding sequence ATGAAGATGATCAACGTTTCAGAAAAACAGGAGACCCACAGGAGGGCAAGGGCAATCGCCAGACTTTTGGTAGAAAAAGAGACAGTTAAGCTCATCAAAGAAGGAAGAATCGAAAAGGGAGATCCCGTCGAGGCTTCTAAACTCGTTGGACTTTCTGGAACGAAGTTTACAGCCCAGGTCCTTCCCTTTTGCCACCCCATAAGGGTCACATCGGCAAAGGTGGAAACAAAGCTTTACGATGAGGGGATTATCGAAATCTACTCAGAAGTCGAGTGTATCGATAGAACGGGCGCAGAGATGGAGGCTCTAATGGCTTGCGGGATGGCAGCCCTCAACTTTTACGATATGCTGAAAAGGTACGATCGCTGGATAAAAATTACCGATTTGAGACTTTTAGAAAAGGAAGGGGGTAAATCGGGGCACGTAAAGCTTAATTATGAGTTCAAAGGAAAGGTGATCTTCCTTGGTAAGTCGGAAAAGAGGGGACTTAAGGATAAGGTCCAAAGCCTGAAGCTTGTTGAGAACTTTGGAGTTGAGGGCGACGTACATGCGGGTACGGAAAGGCAAGTATCCCTCTTTCCACTGGAAGCCTTAGCGAAAGTGCCTAAGGATAAGTTCACTTTCCCGCTGGACCAACTCACCGAGAATATTTCCACCCTCGGCATCCCCGAGTACCTTTTACTCCCTGGGAAACGCCTTCGCATTGGAGAAGCAGAATTGGAAATCCTTGAAATAGGAAAAGAAGAGTTCGTTGAGGAAGGAAAACCCTACGCCGTTTCTCGATGGGGTAGGTTCTGCAGGGTAATAAAGGGCGGGGTTGTGAATCTTTACGACGATGTCGAGGTCTTGATATAA